Proteins from a genomic interval of Streptomyces sp. NBC_01445:
- a CDS encoding ROK family protein — protein sequence MTVCEAEPEEDPAEQPDTSERASAPARAVKARSRIRFRLTKPLIESGLLVEEATTAASLRQGRPSQPLDIVAGSQSFAGFKITGDAVYGVVTTLRSEIVARRSEPLDTHDPQEIADLLHRMTTGFQENFPRLAGVGIGVGGNVRHRATVVANAFLGWEEVPLAGMVEERTGLPVVVDSDVAALIEAEAWFGAGRGLDRFAVLTIGAGIGYGLVLGGRLVRTGEDGHGVGKRWIINANGPLTPEGERGSAMALLTIPSICYQVRAATGRDVTYEEILAGAASGAASGDPLCSRVIDEAARALGTLVAQIANFAMPEKILLAGEGVGLADVAGGVVHETILANRHPQADPVHLETKVSDFHEWARGAAVLAIQVLVLGTNEG from the coding sequence GTGACGGTGTGCGAGGCGGAGCCGGAGGAGGATCCCGCCGAACAGCCGGACACCAGTGAGAGGGCGAGTGCCCCCGCGAGGGCGGTCAAGGCACGCAGTCGCATCAGGTTCCGCCTGACGAAGCCGCTCATAGAGTCGGGCCTGCTGGTCGAGGAGGCCACGACGGCGGCATCCCTGCGCCAGGGACGCCCCTCGCAGCCGCTCGACATCGTGGCCGGGTCACAGAGCTTCGCCGGGTTCAAGATCACGGGTGACGCGGTCTACGGGGTGGTCACCACCCTCAGGAGCGAGATCGTCGCCCGCCGCTCCGAGCCCCTGGACACGCACGATCCGCAGGAGATCGCGGATCTCCTGCACCGGATGACCACCGGTTTCCAGGAGAACTTCCCCCGCCTCGCCGGAGTCGGCATCGGCGTGGGCGGCAACGTCAGACACCGGGCGACCGTCGTCGCGAACGCGTTCCTCGGCTGGGAGGAGGTGCCCCTCGCCGGGATGGTCGAGGAGCGCACGGGGCTGCCCGTCGTCGTCGACAGCGACGTGGCGGCGCTGATCGAGGCCGAGGCCTGGTTCGGCGCGGGCCGCGGCCTCGACCGGTTCGCGGTCCTCACCATCGGGGCGGGCATCGGCTACGGCCTCGTGCTCGGCGGACGCCTGGTCCGCACCGGCGAGGACGGCCACGGCGTCGGCAAGCGCTGGATCATCAACGCCAACGGCCCGCTCACCCCGGAGGGCGAACGGGGCAGCGCCATGGCCCTGTTGACCATTCCCAGCATCTGCTACCAGGTCCGCGCGGCCACCGGCCGGGACGTGACGTACGAGGAGATCCTGGCCGGCGCCGCCTCCGGCGCCGCCTCCGGCGACCCGCTCTGCTCCCGCGTGATCGACGAGGCGGCCCGGGCCCTGGGCACCCTGGTCGCACAGATCGCCAACTTCGCGATGCCGGAGAAGATCCTGCTGGCGGGCGAGGGGGTGGGCCTGGCCGACGTAGCGGGCGGCGTGGTCCACGAAACGATCCTCGCCAACCGCCATCCCCAGGCGGACCCCGTCCACCTGGAAACAAAGGTCTCCGACTTCCACGAGTGGGCCCGCGGCGCCGCGGTCCTGGCCATCCAGGTACTGGTACTGGGGACGAACGAGGGGTGA
- the pspAB gene encoding PspA-associated protein PspAB, with the protein MGFLDILLGRTRPAPPDLDRLFGLPSAAVTLEAAAGFTPTGLGSVCFTTVEGTAFDTIRQDVGALLNADAERAVATEFSRDAYGYTWLLSQRAPSDLPALVGDLHAVNATLEGNGFGPQLLCSLAGFHNAEGHSLALVYLYKRGTFYPFAPLPGEKRDNALELRVRAVVGDDLRIEPDLERWFPVWGAPGLEETGP; encoded by the coding sequence ATGGGTTTCCTGGACATCCTGCTCGGGCGCACCAGGCCCGCCCCACCGGACCTCGACCGGCTCTTCGGCCTGCCGTCGGCCGCGGTCACCCTTGAGGCGGCGGCCGGGTTCACCCCGACCGGCCTGGGCTCGGTGTGCTTCACGACCGTGGAGGGGACGGCCTTCGACACGATCCGCCAGGACGTGGGGGCGCTCCTGAACGCCGATGCGGAGCGGGCCGTGGCGACGGAGTTCAGCCGGGACGCATACGGCTACACATGGCTGCTCTCCCAACGCGCCCCCTCGGATCTCCCGGCACTGGTCGGCGATCTCCACGCGGTGAACGCCACACTCGAAGGCAACGGCTTCGGCCCCCAACTCCTCTGCTCCCTGGCCGGATTCCACAACGCGGAGGGCCACTCACTGGCGCTCGTCTACCTCTACAAGCGGGGCACGTTCTACCCCTTCGCACCGCTCCCGGGCGAGAAGCGCGACAACGCCCTGGAACTGCGCGTACGCGCGGTGGTCGGCGACGACCTCCGTATAGAGCCGGACCTGGAACGCTGGTTCCCGGTGTGGGGCGCACCCGGCCTGGAAGAGACCGGCCCCTGA
- the htpX gene encoding zinc metalloprotease HtpX, translated as MTSTLKAGGSRFKADRQLTVRMLVTVFLLGLLYVAFIGALLVLLKSTLLVVVLAAGLLASQYWFSDRIALYAMHGRIVTREEQPQLHGVVDRLCATADMPKPQVAIAGTDLPNAFATGRNADHAVLCVTTGLLRRLEPDELEGVLAHELSHVAHRDVAVITVASFLGVIAGIVVRFAFYSELLGGRRRTDQNTLVVLAVVVGVSAAVYAISFVLIRALSRYRELAADRAAALLTGRPSALASALTKLDGDIARIPNKDLRTARAFNAFYFIPALSKTAPLPRLFSTHPSLEQRLDQLAAISADLGRPA; from the coding sequence GTGACAAGCACTCTGAAGGCCGGAGGGAGCCGGTTCAAGGCCGACCGGCAGCTGACCGTGCGCATGCTGGTCACCGTGTTCCTGCTGGGCCTGCTGTACGTGGCGTTCATCGGCGCGCTCCTGGTCCTGCTCAAGTCGACGCTCCTGGTCGTCGTGCTCGCCGCGGGACTCCTCGCGTCGCAGTACTGGTTCTCCGACCGGATCGCCCTGTACGCCATGCACGGCCGGATCGTGACCCGTGAGGAGCAGCCCCAGCTGCACGGCGTCGTCGACCGGCTGTGCGCGACCGCCGACATGCCGAAACCGCAGGTGGCCATCGCCGGCACCGACCTTCCGAACGCCTTCGCCACCGGCCGCAACGCCGATCACGCGGTGCTGTGCGTCACCACGGGCCTGCTGCGCCGCCTCGAACCCGACGAGCTGGAGGGTGTCCTCGCGCACGAGCTGTCCCACGTCGCGCACCGCGACGTCGCCGTGATCACCGTGGCGTCGTTCCTCGGAGTGATCGCCGGCATCGTCGTGCGCTTCGCGTTCTACTCCGAGCTGCTCGGCGGCCGCCGCAGGACCGACCAGAACACGCTGGTCGTCCTCGCGGTGGTGGTGGGCGTCTCGGCCGCCGTCTACGCGATCAGCTTCGTCCTCATCCGGGCGCTGTCCCGGTACCGGGAGCTGGCCGCCGACCGGGCCGCGGCGCTGCTCACGGGCAGGCCGTCCGCGCTGGCGTCCGCGCTGACCAAGCTCGACGGGGACATCGCCCGCATCCCGAACAAGGACCTGCGGACGGCCCGCGCGTTCAACGCGTTCTACTTCATCCCGGCGCTGTCGAAGACCGCCCCGCTCCCCCGTCTCTTCTCCACGCACCCCTCGCTCGAACAGCGCCTCGACCAGCTGGCGGCGATCTCCGCCGACCTCGGCCGCCCGGCCTGA
- a CDS encoding NUDIX hydrolase, with translation MPPREQYEGTAVSLALPVMKQGEVWTVGALILNAQGQAFAQRRSPDRRLFPDTWDIVGGHVEPGESLLGALAREIDEETGWRLRRVDAFLGVSTWTGDDGGGRRHEADWVVEVDGDLDHPALEWSKHSAYGWFGAADLDRLKENRGPGEFLVHDLIAGVLLGPARGSR, from the coding sequence ATGCCGCCGCGCGAGCAGTACGAAGGGACCGCCGTGTCACTTGCCCTACCCGTGATGAAGCAGGGCGAGGTGTGGACGGTGGGTGCCTTGATCCTCAATGCGCAGGGGCAGGCTTTCGCGCAGAGGCGAAGCCCCGACCGGCGCCTCTTTCCCGACACGTGGGACATCGTCGGTGGCCATGTCGAGCCGGGCGAGAGTCTCCTCGGCGCGCTGGCCCGCGAGATCGACGAGGAGACGGGCTGGCGCCTGCGGCGGGTGGATGCGTTCCTCGGTGTCTCCACCTGGACCGGCGACGACGGTGGCGGCCGACGGCACGAGGCCGACTGGGTCGTCGAGGTCGACGGGGATCTGGACCACCCCGCCCTGGAGTGGTCCAAGCACTCCGCGTACGGCTGGTTCGGTGCTGCCGACCTGGACCGGCTCAAGGAGAACCGTGGGCCGGGCGAGTTCCTGGTCCACGATCTGATCGCCGGCGTCCTGCTCGGCCCGGCCCGAGGCTCCCGCTAG